The Triticum aestivum cultivar Chinese Spring chromosome 5A, IWGSC CS RefSeq v2.1, whole genome shotgun sequence genomic sequence cgtgactcactacccctactttgtcactgggtaaggacaccgcaagattgaatcaaAAGCTAAGTAcatctctcattgcaagaaaaaccaatctagttggccaaactaaatcgataatttgaagagaaatacaaagatatcatgcatataagaattcagagaagactcaaataatattcatagataatctgatcataaatccacaattcatcggatctcgacaaacacaccgcaaaagaagattatattggatagatctccaagaacatcgagtagaacatgatattgagaatcaaaaagagagaagaaaccatctgctactagctatggacccgtaggtctgagataaactactcacgcttcatcagaagggcaatagggttgatgtagaagccctccgtgatcgaatctccctccggcagattgccgaaaaaggccccaagatgggatctcatgggtacagaaggttgcgggcggtggaaaagtggtttcatgactcccctgaagggttttggaatatatatgtgaatatataggacgaagggcTAGGTCAGAtgagtcccgaggggcccacaaggtagaggacgtccccccctagggcgtgccctctacccttgtcgccgcctcgcaGCTCTTCTGACTTGgaatccaagtctcctgggtgtcttctggtccaagaaaaatcattgtgaagttttattctgtttgttATTCTTTTTCCGAGAACTCAAAAAtaagggaaaacagaaactggcactgggttctaggttaataagttagtcccaaaaataatactccatccgccccaaaattcttgtcttagatttgtctaaatacagatgtatcaagtcacgttttagttttagatacatccatatctagaaaaatctaagacaagaattttaggacgaatgaagtataaaatagcataataatgcatataaaacatgcaaaacagataatataatagcatgaaacaataaaaaattatacatatgttggagacgtatcaggcgccgcACCCGTGGCGGTGCCcttgtcatcaacgagggcggccatgGCTCCTCTCCTTCCCCTTCCCGCCGCGTCAGGCCAAAGACTGAGTCGGGTCTTCTCCCCGTGAAGtaggagcacgaggccatggccgccgccgacgagaccaCCCTCAAATGGGCGCGGGGGGACTATGTCCGCGAGGAGATGGCGCGCCAGCGCCGCGCCCTCGAGGAGATCACCGCTCGACGCTGCGGACGCGATGaggacggcgtcatcgtcctcgacgacagcgacgacgaggcgcccggtcCGTCCAACCCCCCACGCCCTCTGGTTGGGGGTGCAGTAGGGACGGCGGCCGCACGTAGGACAGTGGCGGCGACTACACCAAGTTCTACGGGCTGCTTGGCATGTAGAAAGCGGGCGGCGGCGCTTCAGTTGGCGTTTTAGTTGTTTTAAAatcatgttttttattttttgtacaAATATCAATGAAATCGTCTAGTTTACCCGAATTTGTGTCGTGTTTGCCCGATTTTCGGCCGAGTTTGGTTTTAACAAAAACAGTGTCTGGGGCGACCTTGGGGCGGCGGCTGCGAAACCAACTGCCCCCACGCCAAATTTATCGCCGGTTCGCCCCGAGATGGCGCTATTTCAAACCCCCGGAagaccgaacggctggagatgctcttagcttgTAGAACAATGAGAGTTGGTTCCAAACACTATTTTTGCCATTTGGAACTAGTATTTGGCCATATATTGTGGATGTCCTAAATGTCAAAAACAGTCGCCCCGATTTACCAATATTTCTTTCCCTCTTTCCCTATCCCTATCCCTATCCCTATATATACTAATTCAGTAATTTTGCATCAAAGTCCCTCTGTTTCTAAGAAATCAACCCGCAATCCCTATTTTAAAGTGAAAAACCGTTTCATCCGGGGTTGTAAATGAAAAAAGTGAATAGACACGAGCGCGGCTGCACGggctctcctctctccctcgcctcctGATCCCAGCCGCCAGGAGGCCCGCGGCCCGCGCGGCGCTCGATCCGGTGACCGCCGGCCGCCGGACGACGCCGGTAATGGCAGCACCCTGCACCACCGTTTCCACCTTAGCTCCCCCTCTGCCCCGCGTCCGCATGCCCgagctcctcctctctcccgcgcgcccGAGCTCCTTGTTGTGCGCTGCCCAGGAGGGCTTGCGCTCGCCGCTCGACCAGAGCCACCGCGAGCTGGGCGTCGTTGCACTTGCCGGCGACCTGGCCGTCCCCTCTGCACCGCCCTCCACCTCAAATTTGGACGAGCATGTGTTTGTGTATGTTCTCAGTTATTttttgcacacaaggtgtttgtgtGTTTGTCCGAGCCAGTTTCAGTCACAGATCCTTAAGGTAAACTCTCACATGAATACATCATGAGACTAAATCTCCTTCCATATGATTCAAAGCATGTTATGATGGTGGGAGTGAACCAGGTTACTAGAATAATGGTTTGCTAATTAATTTACATCATGTGGAGTCTCAAGACACATGGGTACGCCGACTCCTATTGCTTGACAAATGTATATCTGCAGATTTTCTTTAATTGTATGAAGAAGTTACAGTTAGGTGTTGACCTTTTTTTTTTTGCCTAGACACAGCACCTCCATGCACCTTTTTTCCGTTTATCTTTGCTGCGCCTTTTTAGTTTTAATTGTTGTTTACCTTCATCCGACCAAATTGAGCTATCGGAGGTGCTGCGATCTTTTGGCAAACATGCTCTATATTCTATGGTTTGGCATCTACAGGATGCCATCTCAGGTCATGGATCCACTGTGGCCGCTTCGTCCTTCACTGAGGACCTTCTCATCCCCACAGAGATCAGAGGTAACCCACACAGTTGGAAATAGTTGCTCAAGTTCTTGCTTCAACAAATTTTGTTCCGGATATAATTTATGGCCATGCCATGTATTAATTATTCTTATAATGGTCATCTGAATTTGCAAAGAAAATTATATTTTGGAAGCAGGAACCCTTACCTCATAAGATGGGTGAGCTGTAGGATTTGGTTCTGTTCAACTTGAATTAGTTTTTGCTCATCATGTTCTCTGTATTAGGAATTCAGATGTCTTCCAGCTCTAATCTTTTCGTATTGTTGGTGCATGCTGGGAGTCACATTGTTATGCATGCTAGCAAACATTAGGATTGGAAATCTTACCCTGTAGGTTATTAATATCTTTTCCACTATACTGAGATTCAGCAATTTAATCCGTATGGTCGCACAAGCAGTTTTATTTTCGGATTTTTCTTGACAAACATATTGGGTACATCAATTTAAATCATATTAAGGTCACACAAGCAGTTAGTTACATTGCACTTGGGTCACCGACGGTTGCCGAGCTACTATGATCCTCTCATGTTGTAGTGGCTAGCTGCTGCAATTCATGGATCATGCTCTCTCGTGGGAAGGAGGCTGTGGCTTTCTCAATTGATCAGAAAACAGAACCCTACATAGTTATTTTCTAGATATATATTGTTATTTTTGATGTTGTGTGGACCATCAGAAACCTGATGTGTGTGTGTATCATAGAATATCTTGCTATTTATGTATATTGCTTCCCTTTTATTTATGTTCTACTTCTCTAAATATAAGCCACTTCTTTTCTATTGTTAGCGCTATCTTTTGATGTTAATGCACTAAAAGTCTAAAGCCTTTCCCTCTGCAAAATGATGATATTAGAGCTATGCGTCTTATAATCCGTACTGTATATGACAATGCGATATTCAGTTATATTATGTTTGTAGCATGGCATTTTTCCATTCCTTTTCTTTTTCCGATGAATCACATGGTAAATTATGATCTACAATGACTGCTCTTGCAAAAAGTTTGGAATTCAGAGAAGGATTCTACAACGAGCAAGGTTTTAGGTTCTGAATCTAAATGACCTCTTCTTTAGTTCAGTCCTAGCAAAAGCTGATCAGAGAAACAAAGAAGCAGCAACGAATGGGTCCCTTTCTTGCCCACAAGAGTTGTCTGTGTGCAAGTCATGAACCTTTTGTCCATCAATACAAGTGCAGGATTTGAACATGTTAATTCTGACCTTCTGTTGGGAGTTTATATTATACCTTTCATGCGAAGTAGTTACATTTATCGCATGGAAGACAATGCCCATAGAGTGGAAGGTGGAGAGATTCAGACTTCGGAGGATGTTAATATGCTCAAAGTTTTTCAATTAAACATGTTGAAATCTTCCATGTAGCTGTGATTGTTCTCTCCGGACATGGAGGATCAGTTCTTGGACAAATTTATCTGTCTGTTGTATGACTTGCCACCATTTTTTCGAAATTTCTATTCACATGTTATCAAACCAAAAATATTTCAATATCTTAAAACTTTAGTAGAATTAATCTGCCTCTATTTCTGGACTCTAGCATTTTGTGCTTCTTCACAAGTTCTAAGTTGTTATTTGGCAATTAATTTAATTTGATCTTGAACTTTGGGTTCTTGGCACTCGCCCGTGCAGGTTATGACTATGTCATAGGTGACGTGCGGAAAGGTGACCAACAAGGAGAAGATTGCATGAAGAATTCTTGCTATCAACTAGGGCTGGATGCCCCCAGGAAGAATACTGTGAGTCAACTTTCATGACTGATATGTTCATTTCCTCTAGCTACACAATATGAGATATTGCTTCTTAATTAACGCTTACTGCTACGTTGTAAGATGACATATGAGATTTTGTTTCTCGAGTTGGCACTCAGTAGTAAAAGTGGTTTATACTTCGAATAGTTGAGCAAAAAACTGACGTATCATGGCTCCTAATGTTACAGAGCAAGTGGACAGACTATTtccccctcccacccccctctaaaCTTTGTTTTCTAGGTTTGGTTGGCTACAAAAGGCTAGATTCTGGTATATATTCGTTGGTGCAGAAGCTAGAAGCTCATTGATATTATTTTTCTTGCCAAACATATGAAGGATTGTGCATAAAACTTCCAGCTTGAAATCTACATCTGGGTTACAAGCTTTGTCCAGAATTTAAGAACATCGCTGTGGACATTTAGATATTTTTGTAGCATTCTTCAGGGTCTTGACTTAATTTCTTTTCACACAGTAAAATATCAATTATATGTTGTACAGTAGTAGTAGTGTGAATACTATGTACTCAAGTTTATTGAAGTCAAAACAGGAAAGGAGAGCAGAGTTCAGGGCATGTTCAGCTCCATCCATGCATCAAGGGAAATATATACGAGGCAAAGGAATTACGTGTTCTGCTAGATGACATAGTACAAGGTTCAGCAGCGACGACATGATCTCAAACATGGCACTGGTACCACCTATACTAAACTTGATTTGTTCTCTCAATATGGAGTGTTAATCTTCTCCTCTGCATAGTACAATATTCCCTTGGCTCGAAGGATATAGGCATGGCGAGTTTGGTTCAAGGAGGAAATAAGAATGATTTAACAGTAAGAAAAGGGATATAATGCTTCTTGATGTGTATGGGGATTCTGAAGATATATATGATTGATACTTTCCCTGCATGATATATATTAGTCGAGGTTTGCGAAGTTCTCTATAAAAGAACTATGTGGGGTTCTCTATAAAATAGTTGTTAGGTGTCTAGGTCTTCAGTTTGGGCATTCCAGTATTTTGAGTGGAGTAATTCCACAATGCACAGCCATCTTCATTGAACAACTGACATTAATATACAGAAGACAGTCGCTTGTTTATTTCTTGACAACCAATTGATTTGCTAACTATTATATTCTTAGAGTACAAGGCAAAGTTATGTGGTGGGTCGGATGGAGAGCTTGGCGCGGCGATGTGGCAGGCTGCTCTACAGTGGCACTAATGGAGAGCTCGGTCAACGATGACGGGGCGACCGACTGATCTGCGGCAGCGTGGAAGGAGGGCTCGGCGGTCGACACGGTGGCTTGATCCGCTGTTCTGCGACGTTTCGGAGAACTTCTTGTactggtgtgtgtgtgtatgcataGGTGTTGTACTATCCTGGGCGCTCACTCCCCCAGGATCCCACAAGTTTGCATAGAGCTCGGACGTCGGTGGCGGCCTGGCACGCTAATCTGCCGCCTCCACATGAGGAGTCGTGAGATTAGTGCATCACATTCAAAAGTCACCGCTCCGTGATTAGGGCATTGCATTCAGGCATTCAGTAGATTAGAAGACATATTTAGCTAGCACTGGGATCCATCGCCATTGTAGGGCCTTGAATCTTTTCAATCCTTGCCAGGACAGTTCTTGCCATGGACGACGGGTCTCTCTGTGTGGTCTTGGTCCAAAAGCTAAAATAGGGAATAAGATGTGCCTTGCCGTGTGGAGTGTTGGGTATCTTTTGCACTTGCTCCATCAGCTGCAGAAACTATAGCCCAAATGCAGCATACTGCTACTATTTCATATCATTGATTGATGATTTGTTTTTTCATAATTGAATTGGCGAATGATGAAAAGGTGTAATGTTCAGGGATTTTTGCTAGATGATTTGTTGATCCAGTTTAATTTTAGTAGGCATCTGGGTACTTTTATGAATTGATAGTGCACCCAGTATTATTTTTACTTTCCTAAAACAATCTTCTCTGAATTTCATACTAACAAGTGTCTTGGTTTGTAACAACGATAAAGTCCTGCTTTATGTTGCCCAATTCTAAGTTGTGCCATCCTTTCGTAGTGATAGCTATGTTGGCCGGGTTGCAACGGATGCATTCAACACGTTTCAAGGGCCTTGTATGTCGATTTGGAGCCAGTGTAAGTCGGTTATGGCAGGAAATCAAAGTCAGTTTCCTCATTTATC encodes the following:
- the LOC123104369 gene encoding uncharacterized protein isoform X2, which encodes MAAPCTTVSTLAPPLPRVRMPELLLSPARPSSLLCAAQEGLRSPLDQSHRELGVVALAGDLAVPSAPPSTSNLDEHVFVYVLSYFLHTRCLCVCPSQFQSQILKDAISGHGSTVAASSFTEDLLIPTEIRGYDYVIGDVRKGDQQGEDCMKNSCYQLGLDAPRKNTERRAEFRACSAPSMHQGKYIRGKGITCSAR
- the LOC123104369 gene encoding uncharacterized protein isoform X1, whose translation is MAAPCTTVSTLAPPLPRVRMPELLLSPARPSSLLCAAQEGLRSPLDQSHRELGVVALAGDLAVPSAPPSTSNLDEHVFVYVLSYFLHTRCLCVCPSQFQSQILKDAISGHGSTVAASSFTEDLLIPTEIRGYDYVIGDVRKGDQQGEDCMKNSCYQLGLDAPRKNTSKQERRAEFRACSAPSMHQGKYIRGKGITCSAR